A window from Sus scrofa isolate TJ Tabasco breed Duroc chromosome 2, Sscrofa11.1, whole genome shotgun sequence encodes these proteins:
- the SCGB1A1 gene encoding uteroglobin has protein sequence MKLAVTFTLVALIFFCSPASAEVCPSFVEVIQNLFKGTLASYQASVEPFSPNEDMKKAGAQLKTLVDTLSPEAKDSVLKLQEKIIKSPLCA, from the exons ATGAAGCTGGCCGTCACCTTCACCTTGGTTGCCCTGATCTTCTTCTGCAGCCCTG CTTCTGCAGAGGTCTGCCCGAGCTTTGTAGAAGTCATTCAAAACCTCTTCAAGGGCACACTTGCCAGTTACCAGGCTTCAGTTGAACCTTTCAGCCCCAACGAAGACATGAAAAAGGCGGGGGCCCAGCTAAAGACGCTGGTGGACACTCTCTCTCCGGAGGCCAAGGACAGTGTGTTAAAACTCCAG gaaaaaatcataaaaagccCACTGTGTGCTTAG